GACCAGCCCGTTCGGAGGGCGACCGCCATTCCCAAGCGAGCATTGTTCAGGGGAGTTGGTGCTCCAACCGCTGCCACCGCGCCCGGACCCATTGACGCAGGTACTCTACCTCCTCGTCGTGGGTGGTGAAGTCAGCGCGGCTGTTCCACCGCCAGAAGTCCCGGTAGTCCTGACCCCAACGGGCCTCATCTCGCTGCGCCGCGGGGGCAAGCTCGCGCGCGTATTGGTCGATGAGTTCCAACACCGCCTCCGCGGACAGCTCGCCTTGGAGCAAGGCGCGGTAACGCTCACGCATCGGCTCGGCGATGGATGGGTCGGCCAGCATCCTCGCGAAGAGGAGATTGCGGTCCGCGAAGTCGGAGAAGTTCTCCGGCGCGCTTCGCCGGGTGGTCCAGTCCTGGCCGAAGCTGGTATCGAGATCCCAGGGGATGAAGCGCCACGGTCCGTCCGCTCCAGGGGGGCGGTAGTGATAGGCGTTCTTCGCCACCGAGTCGTTCGCGTCGATCAGCGTCGCGAAGATCCACCAGTCCTCGTAGTCGCGCTCGTCCATCCGCGAGATGCGCTCTTTCCGAAACGTCTCCGCGTCCGCATCGGCCACGAATGCAGTGAACGCGAGGATGCTCGCGTAGGCCTCGGGCCCGGTCTTGGGCTGGCCTTCCTTCTTCTCGAAGCCGTCCATGGGAGAGGCCTTGAGCGCACCCTCCGCGGTGTGGCGTGAGAAGTTGGCCTCGGCACCAACGGCCTTGAAGAGGTCCCCTTCCACGTCCAGCCCTTGCGCCGCCAAGAGCTCCCCGTCCACGTGGTCCGCGACCGTGTACAGGCCCCAGTACTCCCCATTCAGATAGAGGACCGCGCTCGCGGTCTTCACTTGGAGGTGGTCCGGCGACATGCGATTCCACAGCGAGAAGGCGAGCCGCGACCTCAAATACGAGTTGTCATTGAAGGGGCTGATCAGCACCAGCTTGCGCCGGTCGGTGAATCCGTCAGCGAGGAGCGGATCATCGAACAGCTCGTGGGGAGGGAAGCTGAGGGTGTAGCTGTTCTTGGGAAAGGCGCGGGAGGTGTGCCCTCGGATCTTCGCCTCCACCGGATAGCAGCGGCCCCGGTACAGGAGCCGCGCTTGTCGCTCACCGTCCTCTTCCGGCAGGGAGGGGGCGAAGAAGAGGTGGAAGATCGGCAGTCCATCTTCCTCGGCGAGGAGGGTGGACCCGAGCTCCTCGCAACCTGGAAAGGCGTCACCCCGTCCGGTCACGGCATGGCATGCGGCAAGCACCCCGCAGGCCATCCCCATCAGCAGCCAGCTCCCGATGCGCCGGCCCCACCGCCCCATAGCTCCTCCCGGCTGTGGAATGTAGCCATCGGCGGAAGAGGCGACAGCCCCCCTTTGGGGTCGGCGCGGGCTCTACAGTGCCGTACTTGTGTACTCCTGAAAGGGGCCGGTGATCGCCAGGGTGAGGCCATTGCTCTGCATGTTGACGAACAAAGCGCGCCCATCCGGGGAGAAGCACACGCCCGCGAACTCGCCACTCGAGCCCAGCGCGTTGCGCGCCAGGTTTCTCACCGTTCCCGAAGGGCTCAGGACTCGCAGGAACTCATCGGGCCAGCGAGGGTTGTCTCCGTCCTCGGCCATCACCACACCGCCCCATGGAGCGACGCAGATGTTGTCCGGCATGTCGAGCCGGCCGCGTTCCGCCGCCTGCGCCATCAGCTCCAGCGTACCGCCCTGGGGGCCCGTGGGCCGGTAGCGCCAGATCTGCCCGCCGGCTTTCGGGCCGCCCGTGGTGGCGCAGAAGAGGACGGCGCCCCCGTGGAAGAAGAGGCCCTCGCCCCGTCGAAAGAGGGCAGCCCCTTGCTCGGCGCCTTGCTGCCGGAGGGAGTCATCCTCCGCGTTTGGCTTCGGCAGATCCACCCACTCCACCGGGAAGGTGTCCCCTGTCTTCACCTGCGCGTTCATGTCCCTTCGGAGCTCGGCCTCGATGCGCAGGGCCTGCAGCCGCCCGCGCGACTCCGGGCTCAGGCGAACGCCAGGCGTCTCGGGTACGAAGCGGTAGAAGCAGCTGTCGTCGCGATCCTCGGTGAGGTACGTGACGAAGGTCTCTGGATCCACCACGGCGGCCTCGTGGTTCATCTTCCCAAGACAGGGGAGGGGCACCGGGGCCCGAAGGCTGCTGGCGGACGGGTCGCACAGGAAGACGTAGCCATGGCCCGGGGAGAGACTCTCCTCACAGGAGAGCCAGCCCCAGGGCGAGGTGCCGCCAGCGCAGTTCCGCATACTGCCCGTGAGCACGAGGTTGCTGGAGAGCCGGGTCAAGGTGGAGGCGTCCAAGACCACGCGCGTGACTCCTCCCGGGCTGAGGTCCTCCGGACGGTACGCCGGGG
Above is a genomic segment from Hyalangium ruber containing:
- a CDS encoding CotH kinase family protein, translating into MGRWGRRIGSWLLMGMACGVLAACHAVTGRGDAFPGCEELGSTLLAEEDGLPIFHLFFAPSLPEEDGERQARLLYRGRCYPVEAKIRGHTSRAFPKNSYTLSFPPHELFDDPLLADGFTDRRKLVLISPFNDNSYLRSRLAFSLWNRMSPDHLQVKTASAVLYLNGEYWGLYTVADHVDGELLAAQGLDVEGDLFKAVGAEANFSRHTAEGALKASPMDGFEKKEGQPKTGPEAYASILAFTAFVADADAETFRKERISRMDERDYEDWWIFATLIDANDSVAKNAYHYRPPGADGPWRFIPWDLDTSFGQDWTTRRSAPENFSDFADRNLLFARMLADPSIAEPMRERYRALLQGELSAEAVLELIDQYARELAPAAQRDEARWGQDYRDFWRWNSRADFTTHDEEVEYLRQWVRARWQRLEHQLP
- a CDS encoding alkaline phosphatase PhoX, encoding MNPHLLLRRRTLLRAGASLALPFLLGRCAPSESTEGLTPDPASLLDLPEGFSYRVLERQGDPMDDGFRVPGKPDGMGCFAGPPGSNTLVLMRNHELEPGQDALGPYSEGQPPPSPAYRPEDLSPGGVTRVVLDASTLTRLSSNLVLTGSMRNCAGGTSPWGWLSCEESLSPGHGYVFLCDPSASSLRAPVPLPCLGKMNHEAAVVDPETFVTYLTEDRDDSCFYRFVPETPGVRLSPESRGRLQALRIEAELRRDMNAQVKTGDTFPVEWVDLPKPNAEDDSLRQQGAEQGAALFRRGEGLFFHGGAVLFCATTGGPKAGGQIWRYRPTGPQGGTLELMAQAAERGRLDMPDNICVAPWGGVVMAEDGDNPRWPDEFLRVLSPSGTVRNLARNALGSSGEFAGVCFSPDGRALFVNMQSNGLTLAITGPFQEYTSTAL